Proteins encoded in a region of the Ziziphus jujuba cultivar Dongzao chromosome 3, ASM3175591v1 genome:
- the LOC107422022 gene encoding ATPase family AAA domain-containing protein At1g05910 isoform X2, which translates to MERPAYKLSRNQIDNNVSQDELLSPKRKRLAENKTTPRREGLRPRRTKVAVREHLEFDDEQGTSEEKVGQDETENGNDIEDNDADDGQNEGEAEDEGDGDDDGEEDGDDEEGEEEQDGRRRYDLRNRADVRRLSMEEGKPRPRSPRRVLHQGMGTKVSRDVRKGGSRVHKRHRITRTEDSDDSLLVDELDQGPAIPWSRGGGRSGQPWLFGGLDMHGTAAWGLNVAASGWGHQGDAFATLTSGIQTAGPSSKGGADIQPLQVDESVSFNDIGGLSEYIDALKEMVFFPLLYPDFFASYHITPPRGVLLCGPPGTGKTLIARALACAASKAGQKVSFYMRKGADVLSKWVGEAERQLKLLFEEAQRNQPSIIFFDEIDGLAPVRSSKQEQIHNSIVSTLLALMDGLDSRGQVVLIGATNRIDAIDGALRRPGRFDREFNFPLPGCEARAEILDIHTRKWKHPPSDDLKSELAASCVGYCGADLKALCTEAAIRAFREKYPQVYTSDDKFLIDVDLVKVEKYHFVGAMSTITPAAHRGAVVHSRPLSLVVAPCLQRHLREAMKYISDIFPPLAVSSELTKLSMLSYGSAIPLVYRPRLLLCGGEGSGLDHLGPAILHELEKFPVHSLGLSSLLSDPSAKTAEEALVHIFGEARRTTPSILYLPQFNLWWETAHEQLRAVLLSLLEELPCDLPILLLGTSSEPLCEVDAMASAIFPHCSVYQVGEPSTEDRSLFFDRLIEAAMSVLMEGVMKKSQHSASSLSELPKAPKVASGPKASELKAKVEAEQHALRRMRMCLRDVCNRILYDKRFSVFHYPVLDEDAPNYRTIIQNPMDMATLLQHVDSGQYITCSAFLQDVDLIVSNAKVYNGNDYNGARIVSRAYELRDAVHGMLSQMDPALVAYCDKIAAQGGPMLIPDDLGGSTFPSTPVVQLGTVTRASARLRNVQPEVNLDQSYEALKRPKKNVDAAHTASTTTEEKLRHQDQVIAKSSHESETNDDTNPEKQETPLADGNQHETSGEVSDRFDGNGSDDVTMSDGEITNQVESVKQRFVDRSENYDIPQLERLYTRIMKGIFEIKDGGIKDDPKASVLRYLLNFAEDEANF; encoded by the exons AGACAATGATGCAGATGATGGCCAAAATGAAGGCGAGGCTGAGGATGAaggtgatggtgatgatgatggagaggAAGATGGTGATGATGAAGAGGGTGAAGAAGAACAGGATGGAAGAAGGCGATATGACCTTCGAAATCGTGCAGATGTCCGGAGGCTCTCTATGGAAGAAGGAAAACCAAGACCAAGATCTCCTCGAAGAGTACTACATCAAGGAATGGGGACTAAGGTCAGTAGGGATGTAAGGAAGGGTGGGTCACGGGTTCATAAACGCCACCGTATTACAAGAACTGAAGATTCTGATGATTCACTTCTTGTGGATGAGCTGGACCAAGGCCCTGCCATTCCCTGGAGTCGTGGTGGGGGCAGATCTGGACAACCTTGGCTCTTTGGGGGACTAGACATGCATGGGACAGCAGCATGGGGACTGAATGTTGCTGCATCAGGTTGGGGTCATCAGGGTGATGCTTTTGCGACCTTGACTTCTGGGATTCAAACTGCTGGGCCAAGCTCAAAGGGAGGTGCCGATATTCAACCTTTACAGGTTGATGAGAGTGTGAGTTTTAATGACATAGGTGGGCTGTCTGAATATATTGATGCTTTGAAGGAAATGGTTTTCTTTCCACTACTGTATCCAGATTTCTTTGCTAGTTATCATATAACTCCGCCAAGGGGGGTCCTGTTATGTGGTCCTCCTGGTACTGGGAAAACATTGATTGCCAGGGCATTAGCATGTGCTGCATCAAAAGCTGGCCAGAAAGTCAGTTTTTACATGCGTAAGGGTGCTGATGTGCTTAGCAAATGGGTTGGTGAGGCTGAGCGACAATTGAAGCTGCTTTTTGAGGAAGCACAAAGGAACCAACCTTCGATCATCTTCTTTGATGAAATAGATGGACTTGCACCTGTGAGATCCAGTAAACAAGAGCAAATTCACAACTCCATTGTGTCCACTTTGCTTGCTTTGATGGATGGTCTTGATTCTCGAGGACAAGTAGTTTTGATTGGAGCAACGAACCGAATTGATGCGATTGATGGAGCCTTGCGTCGGCCTGGTCGATTTGATCGTGAATTCAATTTTCCTTTACCTGGTTGTGAGGCTCGTGCTGAAATATTAGATATTCATACTCGTAAATGGAAACATCCTCCCTCTGATGATCTGAAATCGGAACTTGCAGCTAGTTGTGTTGGATATTGTGGTGCAGATTTGAAGGCTCTGTGTACTGAAGCTGCCATTCGTGCATTCCGTGAAAAATATCCTCAGGTTTATACAAGTGATGACAAATTTCTTATAGATGTTGATTTAGTAAAGGTTGAAAAGTATCACTTTGTGGGAGCCATGTCAACCATTACTCCTGCTGCTCATAGAGGTGCTGTTGTGCACTCCAGGCCACTGTCATTGGTAGTTGCACCCTGTCTACAGAGACATCTACGTGAAGCCATGAAGTACATATCTGATATTTTCCCTCCCCTTGCGGTGTCATCAGAATTGACAAAGCTTTCTATGCTATCATATGGTTCAGCGATTCCTCTTGTATATAGGCCTCGGCTTCTTTTGTGTGGTGGTGAAGGTTCTGGACTG GATCATCTTGGGCCTGCAATTTTACATGAACTAGAGAAATTCCCTGTTCATTCTCTAGGGCTTTCATCTCTACTTTCTGATCCGAGTGCTAAGACAGCAGAGGAGGCTTTAGTACATATATTTGGCGAAGCAAGAAGAACAACACCATCTATACTTTATTTACCTCAGTTCAACCTTTGGTGGGAGACA GCTCATGAGCAGCTCAGGGCAGTCCTGCTGAGTTTATTAGAAGAGTTGCCATGTGATTTACCCATATTATTACTTGGGACATCCTCAGAACCGCTTTGTGAAGTTGATGCCATGGCTTCTGCAATTTTCCCTCACTGTTCTGt CTACCAGGTAGGAGAACCATCTACTGAAGACAGATCTTTGTTTTTTGACCGTTTAATTGAAGCTGCTATGTCAGTCCTGATGGAGGGTGTGATGAAGAAATCCCAGCATTCAGCATCATCTCTTTCTGAGCTCCCCAAGGCTCCAAAAGTTGCAAGTGGTCCAAAGGCCTCTGAACTAAAAGCTAAGGTAGAAGCAGAGCAGCATGCACTTCGTCGAATGCGGATGTGCCTCAGAGATGTCTGCAACCG gattttatatgataaacGGTTTAGCGTCTTCCACTATCCTGTCTTGGATGAGGATGCTCCAAACTATCGTACCATTATTCAGAACCCTATGGACATGGCTACTTTGCTACAGCATGTTGATTCTGGACAGTATATTACATGTTCAGCATTCCTGCAAGATGTTGATCTTATAGTTTCCAATGCAAAG GTCTATAATGGAAATGACTACAATGGTGCTAGGATAGTTAGTAGAGCTTATGAGCTTCGAGATGCA GTTCATGGAATGCTCTCACAGATGGACCCTGCACTTGTGGCATACTGCGACAAAATTGCAGCGCAGGGTGGTCCAATGCTTATTCCAGATGATTTAGGAGGATCTACTTTCCCATCAACACCCGTTGTGCAGCTTGGAACTGTTACTAGAGCAAGTGCTCGACTCCGTAATGTGCAACCGGAGGTCAATCTTGATCAGAGCTACGAGGCACTTAAACGTCCAAAAAAGAATGTTGATGCTGCCCATACAG CTTCAACTACTACAGAAGAGAAGTTACGGCATCAAGATCAAGTAATAGCaaagtcttctcatgaatctgagACTAATGATGACACAAATCCCGAAAAGCAAGAAACTCCTTTGGCTGATGGCAATCAGCATGAAACTTCTGGAGAAGTTTCTGATCGTTTCGATGGGAATGGATCTGATGATGTTACTATGTCAGATGGAGAGATTACAAATCAAGTGGAGTCTGTCAAGCAACGATTTGTGGATCGATCTGAAAATTATGACATTCCACAGCTTGAGAGACTTTACACTCGGATTATGAAGGGCATTTTTGAAATCAAAGACGGGGGAATTAAAGATGACCCAAAGGCTTCAGTTTTGAGATATTTATTGAACTTTGCGGAGGATGAAGCAAATTTCTGA